From one Chryseobacterium sp. 3008163 genomic stretch:
- a CDS encoding RNA-binding S4 domain-containing protein, with protein MRIDKFLWSIRFYKTRSIATDEIKKNRVAIGASVVKSSKEVKEGDVIKIRKNQIDYKIKVIQIPKSRIGAKLVSLHIKDVTDKEQYELLKLRKMSQSYYRDRGEGRPTKKDRREIDGYTENDVDSDFTDWDDFFGESDSEKEEEKES; from the coding sequence ATGAGAATAGATAAATTTTTATGGAGTATTCGTTTTTACAAGACCAGAAGTATTGCTACCGACGAGATCAAAAAGAACAGAGTAGCGATAGGAGCATCGGTTGTAAAGTCGTCTAAAGAGGTAAAAGAGGGAGATGTCATTAAAATCCGTAAAAATCAAATTGACTATAAAATAAAAGTCATCCAAATCCCCAAAAGTAGAATTGGGGCTAAATTAGTTTCGCTTCATATCAAAGATGTCACAGATAAAGAGCAGTATGAGCTGCTTAAACTGAGAAAAATGTCTCAGAGCTATTACCGAGACCGAGGTGAAGGAAGGCCGACCAAAAAGGATAGGAGAGAGATTGACGGCTATACAGAAAATGATGTAGATTCAGATTTTACAGATTGGGATGACTTTTTTGGAGAGAGCGATTCAGAAAAAGAAGAAGAGAAAGAATCATAA
- a CDS encoding nuclear transport factor 2 family protein yields the protein MNCKISHFMQDLNSLNIEKLEKWFTDETVIWIPPAKEISGKSRILALFRAIFRRYEKIEWSVSEIFHLGNNKYFYQTNSLGNMSGKGSYTNEICTIIQFSECGKILYLSDYFKDTKVFN from the coding sequence ATGAATTGTAAGATCAGCCATTTTATGCAGGATTTAAATTCCTTAAATATTGAAAAGCTTGAAAAATGGTTTACTGATGAAACTGTAATTTGGATTCCGCCAGCGAAAGAAATTTCAGGAAAAAGTAGAATCTTAGCTTTATTCAGAGCCATTTTCAGAAGATATGAAAAAATTGAATGGAGCGTTTCTGAAATTTTTCATTTAGGAAATAACAAATATTTTTATCAGACGAATTCTTTAGGTAACATGTCAGGTAAAGGCAGTTATACAAATGAAATCTGTACTATCATTCAGTTTTCTGAATGCGGAAAAATCCTTTATCTCTCAGATTATTTTAAAGATACTAAAGTTTTTAATTAA
- a CDS encoding S9 family peptidase, whose protein sequence is MKKFLLTLSVVAAFYNVTAQEITLDKIYSGYYRGKGIAGITSMKNGENYLVIEQGGIAKYSYKTSQKEGNLVDGNFESYEFSDDESKILLLKESQPIYRHSFLGKYDIKDLKTGKTTSLNEGKPIQEPRFSPDATKISFIVDNNLFYQDLNSGKITQITEHGVKNKVLNGLADWVYEEEFGHARLYEWTKNSADILFVKLVETDVPEIYIPIYGKSLYPSEMRYKYPKAGEKNSVASAHIYHLADGKKTKVNLDQFKNYYIPNVIQTSNADEIVLITSQRTQNASDVLKVNTKTGETTKLFTETDDKWIDTDNVTLEFLEDNSFLWGSERDGNRHLYWYDKDGKLKKQVTKGNWEVTDYYGYNPKSKEIFVQTTEKGSINKVVSKINIENGKAQLISNAEGNNSANFSKNYNYFIETSSTASKPYTFILKDGTGKQLKELQNNDDQLKKLQADNFAVKEFITIPNEAGDQMNAWIIKPKNFDPNKKYPLFMFQYSGPGSQQVANSWDNGNALWFEMLAQKGYIIACVDGRGTGFKGAKFKKVTYKNLGKYEIEDQITAAKWLGTQKYIDKTRIGIFGWSFGGYMASLAMTKGADVFKTGIAVAPVTNWRYYDSVYTERFLLTPQENPAGYDDNSPTTYANLLKGKFLLIHGTADDNVHFQNSMEFSEALIQNKKQFEFMAYPDKNHGIYGGQTRPQLYQKMTDFILENL, encoded by the coding sequence ATGAAAAAATTCTTACTTACCCTTAGCGTTGTCGCAGCATTTTATAATGTAACAGCTCAGGAAATCACTTTAGATAAAATATACTCGGGATATTACCGTGGAAAAGGCATTGCCGGTATCACATCTATGAAAAACGGTGAAAATTATCTGGTCATCGAACAGGGCGGAATTGCAAAATATTCTTACAAAACTTCTCAGAAGGAAGGAAATTTAGTCGACGGAAATTTTGAAAGCTATGAATTTTCTGATGATGAGTCTAAAATTCTTCTTTTAAAAGAAAGTCAGCCAATTTACAGACATTCTTTTTTAGGTAAATATGATATTAAAGATTTAAAAACCGGAAAAACGACAAGTCTGAATGAAGGAAAACCTATTCAGGAACCAAGATTTTCTCCGGATGCAACGAAAATTTCTTTCATTGTTGATAATAATTTGTTTTATCAGGATTTAAATTCAGGGAAAATTACGCAAATCACGGAGCATGGCGTAAAAAATAAAGTATTGAATGGTTTGGCAGACTGGGTATATGAAGAAGAGTTTGGTCATGCAAGATTGTATGAATGGACAAAAAATTCTGCTGATATTTTATTCGTGAAATTAGTTGAAACTGACGTTCCTGAAATTTACATTCCAATTTACGGAAAATCGCTTTACCCAAGTGAAATGCGTTATAAGTATCCAAAAGCGGGAGAAAAAAATTCTGTTGCATCGGCACATATTTATCATTTGGCAGACGGAAAAAAGACAAAGGTCAATTTAGATCAATTCAAAAATTATTACATTCCGAACGTTATTCAAACGTCAAATGCGGATGAAATTGTTTTGATTACTTCACAAAGAACACAAAACGCTTCTGATGTTTTGAAAGTCAATACAAAAACCGGAGAGACAACAAAACTGTTCACAGAAACGGATGATAAATGGATTGATACAGACAATGTAACTCTTGAATTTTTAGAAGACAACAGCTTTCTTTGGGGGTCTGAAAGAGACGGAAACCGCCATCTGTACTGGTATGACAAAGACGGAAAGCTAAAAAAACAAGTTACCAAAGGAAATTGGGAAGTGACAGATTATTATGGTTACAATCCTAAATCTAAAGAAATTTTCGTTCAGACAACAGAAAAAGGAAGCATCAATAAAGTTGTTTCCAAAATCAATATTGAAAATGGAAAAGCTCAGTTGATTTCTAATGCTGAAGGAAATAACTCAGCAAATTTCAGTAAAAATTACAATTATTTTATTGAAACCTCTTCCACAGCTTCTAAACCTTACACTTTTATTTTAAAAGATGGCACAGGAAAACAATTGAAAGAACTTCAAAACAACGATGATCAGCTTAAAAAGTTGCAGGCAGATAATTTTGCAGTGAAAGAATTTATAACAATTCCAAACGAAGCAGGAGATCAAATGAATGCGTGGATTATTAAGCCTAAAAACTTTGATCCAAATAAGAAGTATCCATTATTTATGTTCCAATATTCAGGGCCGGGATCACAGCAGGTCGCTAATTCTTGGGATAACGGAAACGCACTTTGGTTTGAAATGCTGGCTCAAAAAGGTTATATCATTGCGTGTGTTGACGGACGTGGAACTGGTTTTAAAGGAGCTAAATTTAAAAAAGTAACGTATAAAAACTTAGGAAAATACGAGATTGAAGATCAAATTACAGCAGCAAAATGGTTGGGAACTCAAAAATACATCGACAAAACAAGAATAGGAATTTTCGGATGGAGCTTTGGCGGTTACATGGCGAGTCTGGCAATGACTAAAGGCGCTGATGTGTTTAAAACAGGAATTGCTGTTGCACCGGTGACCAACTGGAGATATTACGATTCTGTTTATACCGAAAGATTTTTGTTGACTCCACAGGAAAATCCGGCTGGCTATGATGACAATTCACCGACGACTTATGCTAATTTATTGAAAGGTAAATTTTTGCTAATCCACGGAACGGCTGATGACAACGTACATTTTCAAAATTCTATGGAATTTTCTGAAGCTTTGATTCAAAACAAAAAACAGTTTGAATTTATGGCTTATCCCGATAAAAACCACGGAATTTATGGTGGACAGACAAGGCCACAACTGTATCAGAAAATGACGGATTTTATTTTGGAGAATCTTTAA
- a CDS encoding type II toxin-antitoxin system RelE/ParE family toxin: protein MATKLIYGHLVKWDLKEINNWYNKIDKKLWTQFIKEFRSKINFIKENPLSFELKYDENRIVFLKKFPFEIHYFYNKEKNLIEIYSVFHTSRNSEQWKERK from the coding sequence GTGGCGACTAAATTGATTTACGGTCACTTAGTAAAATGGGATTTGAAAGAAATTAATAATTGGTATAATAAGATAGATAAGAAACTTTGGACTCAATTTATTAAAGAGTTTCGTTCAAAAATCAATTTTATAAAAGAAAACCCTTTGTCTTTTGAACTTAAATATGATGAAAACAGAATCGTTTTTCTGAAGAAATTTCCTTTCGAAATTCACTATTTCTACAATAAAGAGAAAAATTTAATTGAGATATATTCTGTTTTCCATACTTCCAGAAATTCTGAGCAATGGAAAGAAAGAAAATAA
- a CDS encoding peptide MFS transporter, with protein sequence MVGSLYPKQEKSKLDSAFTIFYMGINLGAFLGQFICPFLGDVKDSNGLRDIHAFKWGFLAASIAMTIGTLTFILLKNKYVVTPEGRPIGGLPSESTAEDFEEGESQTAKFSGKSIGIAVVVFLLTFFGFQYLFVDKVGFGSVGMGEFVKAVIYPFIYSMGLALAYLIMSATENKIERDRIWVIYIVSFFIIFFWAAFEQAGSSLTFIADNQTDRHILGWNMPPSMVQIFNGLFIVVLAVPFSMLWDKLRANKKEPVSPLKQAIGLGLIALSYLIIAYNVKDLGNTGLLAVKWLILLYLIQTMGELCLSPIGLSLVGKLAPKRFASLLFGVFFIANAAGYALSGTLGSILPATGDKFVLAKEQNIDLQKVLDKTYQPSAKELFLLAQSNLADVNFGKDETLKKEVNTLFAENNKIISAQRAEFEAKFKDDKVAKPEFKMDLAQIRYPSEAQLAKIKNENIINAEYKKFSGFEIRNLFEFFMVFVILCGIAGAILALISPILKKMMHGVN encoded by the coding sequence ATGGTGGGAAGCCTTTATCCAAAGCAGGAAAAATCTAAATTAGATTCTGCATTTACAATTTTCTATATGGGGATTAACTTGGGAGCATTTTTAGGTCAATTTATCTGTCCATTTTTAGGAGATGTAAAAGATTCTAATGGTTTAAGAGACATTCACGCTTTTAAATGGGGATTCTTAGCAGCTTCTATCGCAATGACGATTGGAACATTAACGTTCATTTTACTTAAAAACAAATATGTTGTAACGCCAGAAGGAAGACCAATTGGTGGTTTACCTAGTGAAAGCACAGCAGAAGATTTTGAAGAAGGTGAATCACAAACTGCCAAATTTTCCGGAAAATCTATTGGTATTGCAGTTGTTGTTTTTCTATTAACTTTCTTCGGATTTCAATATTTATTTGTTGACAAAGTTGGGTTTGGTTCTGTTGGAATGGGAGAATTTGTGAAAGCAGTAATCTATCCATTCATTTATTCTATGGGACTTGCTTTGGCTTATTTAATTATGTCTGCAACTGAAAACAAAATAGAAAGAGATAGAATCTGGGTAATTTATATCGTATCTTTTTTCATCATATTCTTTTGGGCAGCTTTTGAACAAGCAGGATCATCATTGACATTTATTGCAGATAATCAAACAGACAGACATATTCTTGGCTGGAATATGCCACCTTCAATGGTTCAGATATTTAATGGTCTGTTTATTGTGGTTTTGGCGGTTCCATTCAGTATGCTTTGGGACAAACTAAGAGCCAACAAAAAAGAACCTGTTTCACCTTTAAAACAAGCGATTGGCCTTGGATTAATTGCTTTAAGTTATTTAATAATTGCTTACAATGTTAAAGATTTAGGAAATACCGGACTACTTGCCGTTAAATGGTTGATTTTACTTTATTTAATCCAAACAATGGGTGAACTATGTTTATCTCCAATTGGTTTGTCTTTAGTTGGAAAATTAGCACCTAAAAGATTTGCATCACTTTTATTTGGTGTATTCTTTATTGCAAATGCAGCAGGTTATGCTTTATCAGGAACTTTAGGATCTATTCTACCTGCAACAGGTGATAAATTTGTTTTAGCAAAAGAACAAAATATAGATTTACAAAAAGTTTTAGATAAAACGTATCAACCTTCCGCTAAAGAATTATTTTTGCTTGCTCAATCTAATTTGGCCGATGTTAATTTTGGTAAAGATGAAACTTTAAAAAAAGAGGTAAATACTTTATTTGCTGAAAACAACAAGATTATTTCTGCACAAAGAGCTGAATTTGAAGCAAAATTTAAGGATGATAAAGTTGCAAAACCAGAATTTAAAATGGATCTTGCTCAGATTAGATATCCATCTGAAGCACAGCTAGCAAAAATTAAAAACGAAAATATAATCAACGCCGAATACAAAAAGTTCTCTGGATTTGAAATTCGCAATTTATTTGAATTTTTCATGGTGTTTGTAATTCTTTGTGGAATTGCAGGAGCTATCTTAGCACTTATCTCTCCTATTTTGAAGAAAATGATGCATGGTGTAAACTAA
- a CDS encoding DUF1572 family protein encodes MTDLFIKRFKYYKMLGDKSFEQLSDEQIFWQFNEESNSIAIIIKHVAGNMISRWTNFLTEDGEKPWRVRDEEFINTFKTKDEVLDYWEKGWKCLFEALNQINEENLNATIYIRNEAHSVIDAVFRQLAHYPYHIGQIVFIAKMLKNEDWKTLSIARNKSEDFNNEMKNNFK; translated from the coding sequence ATGACAGATTTATTCATCAAAAGGTTTAAATATTATAAAATGCTTGGTGACAAATCATTTGAGCAGCTTTCAGACGAACAGATTTTTTGGCAGTTTAATGAAGAAAGTAATTCTATCGCTATCATTATCAAGCATGTTGCTGGAAATATGATTTCCCGATGGACGAATTTTTTAACAGAAGATGGCGAGAAACCCTGGAGAGTGCGTGATGAAGAATTTATCAACACTTTTAAAACAAAAGATGAGGTATTAGACTATTGGGAGAAAGGTTGGAAATGTCTTTTTGAAGCTTTAAATCAAATTAATGAGGAGAATCTAAATGCTACCATTTACATCAGGAATGAAGCACATTCGGTAATTGATGCGGTTTTCAGACAATTGGCACATTATCCTTATCATATCGGTCAAATAGTTTTTATTGCGAAAATGCTTAAAAATGAAGATTGGAAAACACTTTCTATTGCAAGAAATAAATCTGAGGATTTTAATAATGAAATGAAGAATAATTTCAAATAG
- a CDS encoding FMN-binding glutamate synthase family protein encodes MRDKFLSWGLVLVVATWVVALLIKAHYWIPILLTAVYALGVYNTYQTKHAILRNFPVLGYFRYFFEDISPEMQQYFIERETDGKPFPRNQRSAVYRRSKNLSDTVPFGTQLEVNHRKYEGIKHSIYAKSPKEELPRVLVGGEQCTQPYNASLFNISAMSFGALSDRAQISLNRGAKKGNFYHNTGEGGISPHHMEGGDLCWQIGTGYFGCRDDEGKFNPELFTKYSTLPNVKMIEIKLSQGAKPGHGGVLPGVKNTPEIAKIRHVQPGLTIVSPPSHSSFSDAAGLLKFVQYLRELSGGKPVGFKLCIGDTKEFEDICVQMNVLKIYPDFITVDGAEGGTGAAPPEFSDGVGMPLEPALIFVNKTLRNYNVRNKLRVIASGKVLTSLDILRAVAMGADMCNNARGFMFSLGCIQALRCNNNNCPTGVATQDKMLIKGLDVTDKAERVYHFHKNTLHTCNELIAAAGRSSYEEVDASMFMRGDEFEHLSDKYFPDILGNVR; translated from the coding sequence ATGAGAGATAAGTTTTTATCTTGGGGATTGGTGTTGGTCGTTGCGACATGGGTCGTAGCATTACTCATCAAAGCACATTATTGGATTCCAATACTTTTAACAGCAGTTTATGCATTGGGAGTTTACAATACCTATCAAACGAAACATGCAATTCTTAGAAATTTTCCTGTTTTGGGTTATTTCAGGTATTTTTTTGAAGACATTTCTCCCGAAATGCAGCAGTATTTTATTGAAAGAGAAACTGATGGGAAGCCTTTTCCAAGAAATCAGCGTTCAGCAGTCTATAGACGCTCAAAAAATCTAAGTGATACTGTGCCTTTCGGAACTCAGTTAGAAGTCAATCACAGAAAGTATGAGGGAATTAAACATTCTATTTATGCTAAATCTCCTAAAGAAGAGCTTCCAAGAGTTTTAGTGGGTGGCGAACAATGTACACAGCCTTATAATGCATCATTATTTAATATTTCGGCAATGAGTTTTGGTGCATTGAGTGACAGAGCTCAGATTTCTTTAAACCGTGGTGCAAAAAAAGGAAATTTTTATCATAATACCGGTGAAGGTGGAATTTCTCCGCATCACATGGAAGGAGGAGATCTATGCTGGCAAATTGGTACGGGATATTTCGGATGCAGAGATGATGAAGGGAAATTTAACCCGGAATTATTTACAAAATATTCAACACTTCCGAATGTGAAAATGATTGAGATTAAATTGTCTCAAGGCGCAAAACCCGGTCATGGTGGAGTTTTACCGGGTGTGAAGAATACACCTGAGATTGCAAAAATTCGTCACGTACAACCTGGTTTAACGATTGTTTCTCCGCCATCACATTCATCATTTTCTGATGCTGCTGGTTTATTGAAATTTGTTCAGTATTTAAGAGAACTTTCAGGCGGAAAACCAGTTGGTTTTAAATTGTGTATCGGCGATACCAAAGAGTTTGAAGATATTTGCGTTCAGATGAATGTCTTAAAAATTTATCCTGATTTTATAACGGTTGACGGAGCAGAAGGGGGAACAGGAGCTGCACCGCCCGAATTTTCTGACGGAGTAGGAATGCCGTTAGAACCTGCTTTGATTTTTGTCAATAAAACACTTAGAAATTATAATGTCAGAAATAAACTACGAGTAATAGCAAGCGGAAAAGTTCTGACAAGTTTAGATATTTTACGAGCAGTTGCAATGGGAGCTGATATGTGTAATAATGCGAGAGGATTCATGTTCTCATTAGGCTGTATTCAGGCGTTGAGATGTAACAATAATAATTGCCCGACCGGAGTTGCTACCCAAGATAAAATGTTGATTAAAGGTCTTGATGTGACAGATAAAGCGGAGAGGGTTTATCATTTCCATAAAAATACACTGCATACTTGCAATGAACTGATTGCTGCTGCAGGAAGAAGTTCTTACGAAGAAGTTGATGCGTCAATGTTTATGCGAGGTGACGAATTTGAACATCTTTCAGATAAATATTTTCCGGATATTTTAGGGAATGTGAGATAG
- a CDS encoding T9SS type B sorting domain-containing protein — translation MKKTLLFVLFCISQMFYSQADCATALSVCGNSNITYSPTGIGLVNESLGGCLITGEHNSIWYKLTIATGGTLTFDLVPTDPDADYDWAVYGPNVTCGALGTPLRCNAATVIGVGAATGLNMTSTITNAAGGSPTPYCQYMDVLPGQTYYLYIDNWVGAGGSTVAPFSLTWGGTATLASPFTDPALQPQPFVPPGLPAANPLDPREILICVSPAVFDFSTLSTGILNGNPNFVISYHTTQNDALAGTSPITAPITVNTTTIYYYSIHYQDAANPNNPLNFCRQISPFKFKLGNITADDKTLLACNNNKAGTGTFNLTTAGVFTGNNVTIKYYPTMANLNAGTAEITNPTQYVSAGGVVYAFVKTTEGCSDTAAITLGFYPEVVVNDAVLRFCALQENVVTAVFNLTTANVTSQTGTTKKYYKSLQDAISGTNEISATMAAAYVSPNGVVYVKVTDGNGCYGIAKITLEVIPPVYSTILKDKTICMEDRTTLDAGAGFDGYEWSTGATTQTITNVGVGNYWVKLKTGSCISYQTVKVYPSEQPVISSVEISNTTVTVNANGGKAPYKYSMDNVNWQDSNVFTNIKRGDHVVYIKDIYDCESISVAIVVPNLVNVITPNSDGINDIIDYSALGHKQNLVFNIFDRYGNKIFQADKKNNYKWDGTAANKKVPTGNYWYSVTWNENDKNNTLFKYTGWVLVKNRE, via the coding sequence ATGAAAAAAACTCTACTTTTTGTTCTTTTCTGCATTTCGCAGATGTTTTATTCTCAGGCAGATTGTGCGACTGCATTGTCGGTTTGTGGAAATTCAAATATTACATACAGCCCCACAGGAATTGGCTTAGTCAATGAGTCTTTGGGAGGTTGTTTGATTACGGGTGAACATAATTCTATCTGGTACAAACTGACGATTGCTACTGGGGGAACGTTGACTTTTGATTTGGTTCCAACTGATCCCGATGCAGATTATGATTGGGCGGTATATGGTCCTAATGTTACTTGTGGTGCTTTAGGTACGCCCCTTCGATGTAATGCTGCAACAGTAATTGGAGTAGGTGCTGCAACCGGTTTGAATATGACCAGTACAATTACCAATGCAGCAGGTGGCTCACCTACGCCTTATTGTCAATATATGGATGTTTTGCCTGGGCAAACCTATTATTTATATATAGATAACTGGGTGGGAGCAGGAGGTAGTACAGTGGCTCCGTTCTCATTAACGTGGGGAGGAACTGCAACGTTGGCTTCACCATTTACAGATCCCGCATTACAACCACAGCCGTTTGTTCCGCCAGGATTGCCAGCTGCAAATCCTTTAGATCCGAGAGAGATCCTGATATGCGTAAGTCCGGCAGTTTTCGATTTTTCTACATTATCTACAGGAATTTTAAATGGAAATCCGAATTTTGTAATTTCTTATCATACTACACAAAATGATGCTTTGGCGGGAACGAGCCCTATTACTGCGCCAATTACGGTAAATACAACAACAATTTATTATTACAGTATTCATTATCAGGATGCTGCTAATCCTAATAATCCTTTGAATTTTTGCCGACAGATCAGTCCGTTTAAATTTAAATTGGGAAATATCACCGCTGATGACAAAACATTGCTGGCTTGTAACAATAATAAAGCGGGCACAGGCACATTCAATTTAACAACGGCAGGTGTCTTCACAGGTAACAATGTAACGATAAAATATTATCCTACAATGGCAAATCTCAATGCCGGAACTGCTGAAATTACAAACCCTACCCAATATGTGTCGGCAGGCGGAGTAGTTTATGCTTTTGTGAAAACAACAGAAGGGTGTTCTGATACAGCGGCTATAACATTGGGTTTTTATCCTGAAGTTGTTGTAAATGATGCGGTTTTGCGTTTTTGTGCATTACAGGAAAATGTTGTTACGGCGGTTTTTAACCTTACAACTGCAAACGTAACATCACAAACAGGTACGACTAAAAAATATTATAAATCATTACAGGATGCCATCAGTGGAACGAATGAAATATCTGCTACCATGGCCGCAGCTTATGTATCTCCAAACGGAGTGGTTTATGTGAAAGTAACAGATGGAAATGGTTGTTATGGTATTGCTAAAATCACTTTAGAGGTGATTCCTCCTGTTTATTCTACCATTCTAAAAGATAAAACTATCTGTATGGAAGATAGAACGACGCTAGATGCGGGCGCAGGATTTGATGGTTATGAATGGAGTACCGGTGCAACTACACAAACGATTACGAATGTTGGAGTAGGAAATTATTGGGTTAAATTAAAAACGGGATCATGTATCTCGTATCAGACAGTGAAAGTTTATCCTTCTGAGCAACCAGTTATTTCAAGTGTAGAAATCTCTAATACTACTGTCACAGTGAATGCAAATGGTGGTAAGGCACCGTATAAATATTCGATGGATAATGTCAATTGGCAAGATTCTAATGTATTTACGAATATTAAAAGGGGTGACCATGTGGTTTACATAAAGGATATCTATGATTGCGAATCGATAAGTGTTGCTATTGTTGTTCCTAATTTGGTGAATGTGATTACACCGAATAGCGACGGAATTAATGATATCATCGACTATTCTGCATTAGGCCACAAGCAGAACTTGGTCTTCAATATTTTTGATCGATACGGAAATAAAATTTTCCAGGCAGATAAAAAGAACAATTACAAATGGGACGGAACTGCAGCAAATAAAAAAGTGCCAACCGGAAACTATTGGTATTCTGTTACATGGAATGAGAATGATAAAAATAACACCTTATTCAAATATACAGGCTGGGTACTGGTGAAAAATCGAGAATAA
- the glgP gene encoding alpha-glucan family phosphorylase, which translates to MDFKNFKIPYSINEKYSKKVAYFSMEFALEQVLKIYSGGLGFLAGSHMRSAYNLKQDLVGIGILWKFGYYDQARNHDQTLQPTWTKKMYSFLEDTGIKFQIEIHSAPVWVKVWYLDPETFHTAPMFFLSTDVPENDHISKTICHKLYDANESTKLAQYILLGKGGAKLLDELNLEREVYHLNEAHGLPAAFYLLKKYNGNLQKVKEKLVFTTHTPEEAGNEKHNLKLCYDMSYFSGLSMEETKQLEGSDGELFNHSLCALKMARIANGVSQLHGVVSRAMWSKYPGICEIKSITNAQEFKYWGDKNLYIAKDENNDTIFDYRKKLLKKRLFKIVADQTGNLFDPNVFTIVWARRFAGYKRADLLLHDKDRFRKLLNNPKYPVQIIWAGKPYPMDYSSISTFNTLVEESNNHKNMAVLTGYELSLSKSLKQGSDVWLNNPRVPREASGTSGMSAAMNGSVNLSTDDGWIPEFAKHGENSFVVPKCDYENMSIYEQDNYDLNKLYEILENEILPTYYDDQKKWRNIQQNAMNDVKDQFNSDRMADEYYQILYNQNK; encoded by the coding sequence ATGGATTTTAAAAATTTTAAAATACCTTACAGCATTAACGAAAAGTATTCTAAAAAAGTTGCCTATTTTTCAATGGAATTTGCCCTTGAGCAGGTTTTAAAAATATATTCTGGCGGACTTGGCTTTTTGGCCGGCTCGCACATGAGAAGCGCTTACAATCTGAAGCAGGATTTAGTAGGAATCGGGATTCTCTGGAAATTCGGATATTATGATCAGGCAAGAAACCACGATCAAACGTTACAGCCGACCTGGACCAAGAAAATGTACAGCTTTCTTGAAGACACCGGAATAAAATTTCAAATAGAAATTCACAGTGCACCGGTTTGGGTAAAGGTTTGGTATCTTGATCCTGAAACTTTTCACACCGCACCTATGTTTTTCCTTTCTACCGATGTTCCGGAAAACGATCATATTTCAAAAACAATCTGTCACAAGCTTTACGATGCCAACGAATCTACAAAGCTAGCTCAATATATTTTGCTCGGAAAAGGTGGTGCAAAATTGCTGGATGAACTCAATCTGGAAAGAGAAGTATATCATCTGAATGAAGCTCATGGGCTTCCGGCAGCTTTTTATTTATTAAAAAAATACAACGGAAATCTTCAGAAGGTTAAAGAAAAATTAGTTTTTACAACCCACACTCCTGAGGAAGCCGGAAACGAAAAACACAATCTGAAATTATGCTACGATATGTCATATTTTTCAGGTTTAAGCATGGAAGAAACCAAACAATTGGAAGGTTCTGATGGTGAATTGTTCAATCATTCTCTATGTGCCTTGAAAATGGCAAGAATTGCAAATGGAGTATCTCAGCTTCACGGTGTAGTTTCCAGAGCGATGTGGAGCAAGTATCCTGGAATTTGTGAGATTAAATCAATCACAAATGCTCAGGAATTTAAATATTGGGGTGATAAAAATCTTTATATCGCAAAAGATGAAAATAACGATACCATTTTTGATTATCGCAAAAAGCTTTTGAAGAAAAGATTATTTAAAATAGTTGCTGATCAGACCGGAAATTTATTTGATCCGAATGTTTTCACTATTGTTTGGGCAAGAAGATTTGCAGGTTACAAAAGAGCAGATTTACTTTTGCATGATAAAGACAGATTTAGAAAACTATTAAACAATCCAAAATATCCGGTACAGATTATTTGGGCAGGAAAACCTTATCCGATGGATTATTCTTCGATTTCAACCTTTAATACTTTGGTTGAAGAAAGTAATAATCATAAAAACATGGCAGTTTTAACGGGTTATGAGCTTTCTTTAAGCAAATCTTTGAAACAAGGTTCTGATGTTTGGTTAAACAATCCTAGAGTTCCGAGAGAAGCTTCGGGAACATCGGGAATGTCTGCTGCAATGAACGGATCTGTCAATTTATCAACTGACGACGGCTGGATTCCTGAATTTGCTAAACACGGAGAAAACTCTTTCGTCGTACCAAAATGTGATTACGAAAACATGAGCATTTATGAGCAGGATAATTATGATTTAAATAAATTATACGAAATTCTTGAAAACGAAATTCTCCCAACCTATTACGACGACCAGAAAAAATGGAGAAACATTCAGCAAAATGCCATGAACGACGTAAAAGATCAGTTCAACAGCGACCGAATGGCTGATGAGTATTATCAGATTTTGTACAATCAAAATAAATAA